In one Brevibacillus composti genomic region, the following are encoded:
- the trpD gene encoding anthranilate phosphoribosyltransferase has product MLKTALETIFSGSDLDRGLAQAAMGEIMDGKATPAQIGAFLAGMRMKGEQTEEIIGFAQAMRERAVRFPLNVQGMVDTCGTGGDGSHTFNISTAAAIVAASAGVPIAKHGNRAVSSKSGSADVLEALGVPITLSPEDAAACLRATNLCFLFAPLYHQAMKHAAGPRKELAVRTVFNLLGPLTNPAGATRQLLGIYDASLLQTVAEVLRELGIERALVVAGADGLDELTVTGSSYIAELRDGVITRYEITPEEFGLHRYPPSDLRGGDAQENARIIEAVYNGERGAARDIVLLNAGAILYLADRVSSIQQGVIKAAELIDGGIVKEKLEQFRQVAGGLTHAS; this is encoded by the coding sequence ATGTTAAAAACGGCGCTCGAAACGATCTTTTCCGGGAGCGATCTCGACCGGGGACTGGCGCAGGCGGCGATGGGGGAAATCATGGACGGAAAAGCGACTCCTGCCCAGATCGGCGCGTTTCTCGCCGGCATGCGGATGAAAGGGGAACAGACGGAAGAGATTATCGGCTTTGCCCAAGCGATGAGAGAGCGGGCCGTTCGCTTTCCACTGAATGTGCAGGGGATGGTGGATACCTGCGGCACAGGCGGCGATGGCAGCCACACCTTCAATATCTCGACGGCGGCGGCAATTGTGGCAGCCAGTGCGGGCGTGCCAATTGCCAAGCACGGCAATCGCGCCGTATCCAGCAAGAGCGGAAGCGCCGACGTCCTGGAGGCGCTGGGTGTGCCGATCACTTTGTCGCCGGAGGATGCGGCAGCCTGCCTGCGGGCGACCAATCTATGCTTTCTGTTTGCGCCCCTCTACCATCAGGCGATGAAGCATGCGGCCGGTCCGCGCAAAGAACTGGCCGTGCGCACCGTGTTTAATCTGCTCGGTCCCTTGACCAATCCGGCGGGGGCGACGCGCCAGCTGCTGGGCATCTATGACGCTTCGCTGTTGCAGACCGTGGCAGAGGTATTGCGGGAGCTCGGCATCGAGCGGGCATTGGTAGTCGCGGGTGCAGACGGGCTGGACGAATTGACCGTGACCGGGTCCAGCTATATTGCCGAACTGCGCGACGGCGTGATCACCCGCTACGAAATCACCCCCGAGGAGTTCGGCCTTCATCGTTATCCGCCGAGCGATCTGCGGGGAGGAGACGCCCAAGAAAACGCTCGGATCATCGAGGCTGTCTACAACGGAGAGCGGGGAGCCGCTCGCGACATCGTATTGCTCAATGCCGGAGCGATTCTCTATCTGGCTGATCGGGTGAGCAGCATTCAACAAGGTGTCATCAAAGCGGCTGAATTAATCGACGGCGGGATTGTGAAGGAAAAGCTGGAACAGTTTCGTCAAGTAGCAGGAGGGCTTACCCATGCTTCATAA
- the trpE gene encoding anthranilate synthase component I: MFTPSLSEVQTLAESYSLIPVRLTLLADQETPIRLYQKIRTPHSFLLESVEGGSRWARYSFIGLNPFQSVEATGNLITVKKRSGEEYTLEGNPVSFLQGEMERYKSPKLSHFPRLSGGAVGFFGYNTLHYFEELPKHQVESIVLPDMRFLFTDEIIAFDHLKQEIQLIVNLHVSEGDGAAEIERKYAEVGHRLQELASQVTAPGHEQYQPLSLAAPVAARLAVESNMSQESFEQMVEKAKAYIAAGDIFQVVLSQRFRAATQLDPFSVYRVLRTLNPSPYMYVLQYEGETIVGTSPELLVRVENGKVEMRPIAGTRKRGSSPEEDAALAEDLLADPKEIAEHYMLLDLGRNDVGRVSEYGTVKVEEALVIENYSHVMHMVSHVTGKLREDAHPFDALLSAFPAGTVSGAPKIRAMEIIAELERDARHLYAGAIGYLAFDGTMDTCITIRTLLFQGGYAYVQAGAGIVADSDPTAEYQESVNKAAAMLAALEKAEQLFARKEEQTC, translated from the coding sequence ATGTTTACCCCATCCTTGTCTGAAGTTCAGACGCTGGCTGAGTCGTACTCGCTGATCCCGGTGAGACTGACGCTGCTCGCAGACCAAGAAACCCCCATTCGGCTGTATCAGAAAATTCGCACGCCGCACTCCTTTTTGCTGGAGAGCGTAGAAGGAGGCTCGCGCTGGGCCCGCTATTCGTTTATCGGCCTCAATCCCTTTCAAAGCGTGGAAGCTACGGGCAATTTGATTACCGTAAAGAAAAGAAGCGGCGAGGAGTACACGCTCGAGGGAAATCCCGTCAGCTTTCTGCAAGGCGAAATGGAGCGCTATAAAAGTCCGAAGCTGAGCCATTTTCCCCGTCTCAGCGGTGGCGCGGTCGGATTTTTCGGCTACAACACGCTGCACTATTTTGAAGAACTGCCCAAGCACCAGGTGGAAAGCATCGTCCTGCCTGATATGCGCTTTCTTTTTACGGACGAAATTATCGCTTTTGATCACCTGAAGCAGGAGATCCAGCTGATCGTCAATCTCCATGTCAGCGAGGGGGACGGCGCGGCGGAGATCGAACGCAAGTACGCAGAGGTCGGACATCGGCTGCAGGAGCTTGCCTCGCAAGTGACGGCCCCGGGCCACGAGCAGTACCAGCCGCTGTCGCTCGCGGCGCCTGTCGCAGCCAGGCTGGCTGTCGAGAGCAATATGAGTCAGGAATCATTCGAGCAGATGGTGGAAAAGGCGAAGGCCTACATCGCCGCCGGAGATATTTTTCAAGTGGTCCTCTCGCAGCGCTTCCGTGCGGCGACGCAGCTCGACCCGTTCTCCGTCTACCGCGTGCTGCGGACGCTCAATCCTTCGCCGTACATGTACGTACTGCAATACGAAGGGGAGACGATCGTCGGGACGTCGCCGGAGCTGTTGGTCCGCGTCGAAAACGGCAAGGTCGAGATGCGGCCGATCGCCGGCACCCGCAAGCGGGGAAGCAGTCCCGAAGAGGATGCGGCCCTGGCGGAAGACCTGCTCGCCGACCCCAAGGAGATAGCGGAGCACTACATGCTGCTCGATCTGGGCAGAAACGACGTAGGCCGCGTGTCGGAGTACGGCACGGTCAAGGTAGAGGAAGCACTGGTCATCGAAAATTACTCCCATGTGATGCATATGGTCTCCCATGTGACAGGCAAGCTGCGGGAAGACGCCCATCCTTTTGACGCGCTTCTCTCCGCCTTTCCGGCGGGGACGGTCTCCGGAGCGCCCAAGATCCGGGCGATGGAAATCATCGCCGAGCTGGAGCGGGATGCCCGTCACCTGTACGCCGGAGCGATTGGCTATCTGGCCTTTGACGGCACGATGGACACATGCATCACCATTCGCACCCTGCTTTTTCAGGGAGGCTATGCGTACGTGCAGGCGGGGGCGGGGATCGTCGCCGATTCCGATCCGACAGCCGAATACCAGGAATCGGTCAACAAAGCGGCAGCGATGCTGGCAGCTCTGGAAAAAGCAGAGCAGCTCTTTGCCCGAAAGGAGGAGCAGACATGTTAA
- a CDS encoding phosphoribosylanthranilate isomerase produces the protein MTKIKICGVKRIETLRVLTEWGVDYAGFVFAPSKRQVSAGEAGELLRAVPGHPPAVGVFVNPSLQELEEVLQEARLSVIQLHGQESAAFCQQVRELFSLPVWKALAVGRDGERSDRRAEMEPYLAVADGLLFDTYDPSLAGGTGKRFSWEQIPQLKQWSAPLPCIVAGGIHAGNVGELVDTYQPAVIDVSSGVETAGEKDTEKIRELVERVREYDGGKNGTAAGA, from the coding sequence ATGACCAAGATCAAGATTTGCGGAGTTAAACGGATAGAGACACTGCGTGTACTGACAGAATGGGGCGTGGATTACGCCGGCTTCGTCTTTGCGCCGAGCAAGCGGCAAGTGTCGGCCGGGGAAGCGGGAGAGTTGCTCAGGGCTGTTCCCGGTCATCCGCCTGCGGTAGGCGTTTTTGTAAATCCCAGCCTGCAAGAGCTGGAGGAGGTCCTGCAGGAGGCCCGGCTCTCCGTGATTCAGTTGCACGGACAGGAGAGCGCTGCTTTCTGTCAGCAGGTGCGGGAGCTTTTTTCCCTGCCGGTGTGGAAAGCGCTGGCTGTCGGCAGGGACGGCGAACGGTCAGACCGGAGAGCAGAGATGGAGCCTTATCTGGCGGTGGCCGATGGCCTTTTGTTCGATACCTACGATCCGTCACTGGCGGGCGGGACGGGCAAGCGTTTTTCCTGGGAACAAATCCCGCAGCTGAAGCAATGGTCAGCGCCGCTGCCTTGCATCGTGGCCGGGGGCATTCACGCCGGAAATGTCGGCGAACTGGTGGACACGTACCAGCCTGCGGTGATCGATGTGTCGAGTGGAGTAGAGACGGCGGGAGAAAAAGATACAGAGAAGATACGAGAATTGGTGGAAAGGGTGAGGGAGTATGACGGTGGCAAAAACGGAACAGCGGCAGGTGCCTGA
- a CDS encoding amidohydrolase family protein, with product MTMEETVIRNGTIVTANGMMERDLWIRGGKIIRIAKDVLGAKRIGKKGGVQEWDATGMYVLPGFVAMPDTPVVKQRKKTDYLAAERNLVAFGYTCKAEMLPLRPWRNAAQRRYQSVIHYNSMIDYTLMVEVSAPLLDNHLLRQLCAEGYRIIRVRIRHPEEIFRLDWETLSPTLTSYKVLLTLAVPEESGFSREERKRISSLWLHRCRYWQIRTWIQAEGDLPVEEEHSFYHLYQAEGVTCDQALRSFIHTPFQPLSVMAGLDSVHIDPRRMRCRGEELLSALVKLCATNTAKAMGLYPRKGSITLGADADLLFLKKEQWLTKFDLSTILKFSEIRLPTSVMSNGKWILHGEQFSPMIGMGRCLLHTKPYSFVM from the coding sequence ATGACGATGGAAGAGACCGTGATCCGAAATGGAACGATCGTAACGGCAAACGGCATGATGGAACGGGACCTGTGGATCCGCGGCGGAAAGATCATCCGGATCGCGAAGGATGTATTGGGAGCAAAGCGAATCGGCAAAAAAGGCGGGGTGCAGGAGTGGGACGCCACGGGCATGTATGTTTTGCCCGGTTTTGTCGCCATGCCGGATACCCCTGTGGTGAAACAGAGAAAGAAGACCGACTATCTTGCGGCCGAACGGAATCTGGTCGCCTTTGGCTATACCTGCAAGGCAGAAATGCTGCCGCTCCGTCCCTGGCGAAATGCAGCGCAGCGCAGGTACCAAAGCGTCATTCATTATAATAGTATGATTGATTACACACTGATGGTGGAGGTCTCCGCCCCTCTATTGGACAACCATCTGCTGCGCCAGCTATGCGCGGAAGGCTACCGCATCATACGGGTCCGCATCCGGCATCCCGAAGAAATTTTTCGCCTGGACTGGGAAACGCTTTCCCCTACGCTTACGTCTTATAAGGTGCTGCTTACTCTCGCTGTACCTGAAGAGAGCGGATTTTCCCGAGAAGAGAGGAAGAGAATCTCCAGCCTCTGGCTGCACCGCTGCCGCTACTGGCAGATTCGGACGTGGATTCAGGCAGAGGGAGATTTGCCAGTGGAGGAGGAACACAGCTTCTATCATCTGTATCAAGCGGAAGGGGTCACCTGCGATCAGGCACTCCGCTCCTTTATCCATACTCCCTTCCAGCCGCTCTCGGTGATGGCTGGACTGGATAGTGTCCACATCGATCCGAGGCGCATGCGATGCAGGGGGGAGGAGCTGCTCAGCGCTCTGGTAAAGCTCTGCGCGACCAATACAGCCAAGGCGATGGGGCTGTATCCCCGGAAGGGATCGATCACGCTGGGAGCAGATGCCGATCTATTATTCCTGAAAAAAGAACAATGGTTGACAAAATTTGATCTATCCACTATTCTCAAATTTAGCGAAATTCGTCTTCCAACTTCTGTTATGTCGAACGGAAAGTGGATTTTACATGGAGAGCAATTTTCCCCTATGATAGGAATGGGACGTTGCCTCTTGCACACCAAGCCGTATAGCTTTGTGATGTAA
- the trpB gene encoding tryptophan synthase subunit beta: protein MTVAKTEQRQVPDQYGRFGSFGGKYVPETLMNALAELETAFAEAQKDASFREELGGLLREYAGRPTPLTFADKLTAQLGGAQIYLKREDLNHTGAHKLNNALGQGLLAKRMGKTSIIAETGAGQHGVASATVAAKLGLSCKVFMGTEDIKRQALNVFRMKMLGAEVIPAESGSRTLKDATNEAIRYWVSHVDETFYVIGSVVGPHPYPYMVREFQKIIGEETRAQILEMLGRLPDEIIACVGGGSNAIGMFYPFIQDEGVRLRGVEAAGHGIETGKHAVTLSLGRPGVIHGAMTYLLQDEYGQVQEAHSISAGLDYPGVGPEHAYLKDTGRVHYTSVTDDEALAAVELLCRTEGIIPALESAHAIAEAIKRAPQMSADEVLIICLSGRGDKDVETIQKAMAAKEAGGDAS from the coding sequence ATGACGGTGGCAAAAACGGAACAGCGGCAGGTGCCTGACCAGTATGGGCGCTTCGGTTCATTCGGAGGGAAGTACGTCCCGGAGACATTAATGAATGCCTTGGCAGAGCTGGAGACGGCATTTGCAGAAGCGCAGAAGGACGCGTCATTTCGCGAGGAGCTGGGCGGACTTTTGCGCGAGTACGCCGGACGGCCGACGCCGCTGACCTTCGCGGATAAGCTGACTGCCCAACTGGGCGGGGCACAGATCTACCTGAAGCGGGAAGATTTGAACCATACGGGAGCGCATAAGCTGAACAACGCGCTGGGCCAGGGGCTGCTGGCCAAACGGATGGGCAAGACCTCGATCATTGCGGAGACCGGCGCCGGCCAGCATGGCGTGGCCAGTGCGACGGTAGCGGCGAAACTGGGCCTGTCCTGCAAGGTGTTCATGGGCACAGAGGATATCAAGCGGCAAGCGCTCAATGTGTTTCGGATGAAAATGCTGGGAGCGGAAGTGATTCCGGCGGAGTCTGGCTCCCGCACCCTGAAGGATGCGACCAATGAAGCGATCCGTTACTGGGTCTCCCATGTGGACGAGACGTTTTATGTGATCGGTTCTGTCGTGGGTCCTCACCCGTATCCATACATGGTGCGTGAATTTCAAAAAATTATCGGCGAAGAGACCCGCGCGCAGATTCTCGAGATGCTGGGCCGCCTTCCGGACGAGATCATCGCCTGCGTCGGCGGGGGAAGCAATGCAATCGGCATGTTTTACCCCTTTATTCAGGACGAGGGTGTCCGCCTGCGCGGCGTGGAAGCAGCAGGGCATGGCATCGAGACCGGCAAGCACGCCGTTACGCTCAGTTTGGGGCGGCCCGGCGTGATCCACGGCGCGATGACGTATCTTTTGCAGGATGAGTACGGGCAGGTGCAGGAAGCGCATTCCATCTCGGCCGGACTCGATTATCCCGGCGTCGGGCCGGAGCATGCCTATTTGAAAGACACCGGCCGTGTGCACTATACCTCGGTGACCGACGATGAGGCGCTGGCAGCCGTGGAATTGCTCTGCCGCACAGAGGGGATCATCCCCGCGCTGGAAAGTGCGCATGCCATCGCGGAAGCCATCAAGCGAGCCCCGCAGATGAGCGCGGACGAAGTGCTGATCATCTGCCTCTCCGGCCGCGGCGACAAGGATGTGGAAACGATTCAGAAAGCAATGGCAGCCAAAGAGGCAGGAGGGGATGCATCATGA
- the trpC gene encoding indole-3-glycerol phosphate synthase TrpC, whose product MLHKIVDKKREEVAQLRASTSIPQLLQEASEMRPAKPFGKALLESCRPVSVIAEVKKASPSKGVIRPDFDPLAIANSYAAAQVECMSVLTDEPFFQGSKAYLKSISRAVSQPLLRKDFLIDEIQVVEARACGADCILLIAAILDGHQLKQLAQTAADLGMDTLIEVHDRAELEQVLAVTTPSLLGINNRNLRTFVTDLDVTRELAASVPPGIPVISESGISSAQDVNAVRAYGARSILVGEHFMRQQDVTQAVLDLVGALPDRKKHAEQVKG is encoded by the coding sequence ATGCTTCATAAAATTGTAGACAAAAAGCGGGAAGAAGTAGCGCAGCTTCGCGCCAGCACGAGCATCCCGCAGCTATTGCAAGAGGCGTCCGAGATGCGCCCGGCAAAGCCGTTCGGCAAGGCGCTGCTGGAGAGCTGCCGTCCGGTTAGTGTGATTGCGGAGGTGAAAAAAGCCTCCCCCTCCAAAGGGGTGATCCGCCCAGACTTCGATCCGCTCGCGATTGCGAATAGCTACGCGGCTGCACAGGTGGAGTGCATGTCTGTCTTGACCGATGAGCCTTTCTTCCAGGGGAGCAAGGCCTACCTGAAGAGCATCAGCAGGGCGGTCTCCCAGCCTCTCTTGCGAAAAGATTTTCTCATCGACGAGATCCAGGTCGTAGAAGCCAGGGCTTGCGGCGCTGACTGCATTCTGCTGATCGCGGCGATTCTGGACGGCCATCAGCTGAAACAGCTGGCCCAAACGGCGGCAGACCTGGGCATGGACACCCTGATTGAAGTCCATGACCGGGCAGAGCTGGAACAGGTGCTCGCGGTGACGACGCCGTCGCTCCTGGGAATCAACAACCGCAATCTGCGCACCTTCGTTACGGATCTAGACGTGACCCGCGAGCTGGCGGCTTCAGTCCCGCCGGGGATTCCCGTCATTAGCGAGAGCGGCATCAGCAGCGCGCAGGACGTAAATGCCGTCAGAGCGTATGGAGCGCGTTCCATTTTGGTCGGCGAACACTTTATGCGCCAGCAGGATGTGACACAAGCCGTGCTGGATTTGGTCGGAGCCCTGCCGGATAGAAAGAAGCATGCGGAGCAGGTGAAGGGATGA
- a CDS encoding prephenate dehydrogenase produces the protein MKTTITIIGVGLIGGSVALALRKDPQVRIVGFDVRQDTLDKALTLGVLHAGTTDLQTAVREANVIIVAAPVEQIYATLDRLTELSLQPGVIITDVGSTKSGIVRYAQEKLPREVTFIGGHPMAGSHKSGVEAASDRLFENAYYVLTPAEGTPEHQVERLVSLLSYTRANVVRMDPNEHDKVVGAVSHFPHILASALVNLVAGYEDENAWHHRLAAGGFRDITRIASSNPRMWRDVLLNNREHLLCIAEDWARALDEVIELIKDREAEKIEDFFRTAREFRDGLPERKKGAVPALYDLYIDIPDHPGEIGRIATLLGAKKINITNLQIQETREDIMGALRITFRNESEMEKGEELLQFFGYKVYKRG, from the coding sequence ATGAAAACGACAATCACGATAATAGGAGTTGGATTGATCGGCGGGTCTGTCGCGCTGGCTCTGCGGAAGGACCCGCAGGTGCGCATCGTCGGATTTGACGTCCGTCAGGATACGCTGGACAAGGCATTGACTCTCGGGGTCCTGCACGCGGGTACGACCGATCTGCAAACAGCGGTACGAGAGGCCAATGTCATCATCGTTGCGGCTCCGGTGGAACAAATCTACGCGACGCTGGACCGTCTGACAGAGCTCTCGCTGCAACCGGGCGTCATCATTACGGACGTAGGCAGCACGAAGTCCGGCATCGTACGCTACGCACAAGAGAAATTGCCGCGTGAGGTTACCTTTATCGGCGGACATCCGATGGCGGGCTCTCACAAATCAGGCGTCGAAGCGGCATCCGACCGCCTGTTTGAAAATGCCTATTACGTCTTGACGCCCGCAGAAGGTACGCCTGAGCATCAGGTAGAGAGGCTCGTCAGCCTCCTGTCCTACACCCGGGCCAATGTCGTGCGGATGGATCCGAATGAACATGACAAGGTAGTAGGGGCGGTCAGCCATTTCCCGCACATCCTCGCATCCGCGCTGGTCAATCTCGTCGCCGGCTATGAAGATGAGAACGCCTGGCATCATCGTTTGGCTGCAGGCGGCTTTCGCGACATTACACGGATCGCTTCGAGCAATCCGCGCATGTGGCGCGATGTGCTCCTGAACAATCGCGAGCATCTGCTCTGCATCGCGGAGGACTGGGCCAGAGCGCTGGATGAAGTCATCGAGCTGATCAAAGACAGAGAGGCGGAAAAAATCGAGGACTTTTTCCGAACGGCCCGCGAGTTCCGGGACGGCTTGCCCGAACGGAAAAAGGGCGCCGTGCCTGCCTTGTACGACCTGTACATCGACATCCCGGACCACCCTGGAGAAATCGGGCGAATAGCGACGCTGCTCGGCGCCAAGAAAATCAACATTACCAACCTGCAGATTCAGGAGACCCGCGAAGATATCATGGGAGCTTTGCGCATTACGTTTCGCAATGAAAGCGAGATGGAAAAGGGCGAAGAGCTGCTCCAGTTTTTCGGCTACAAGGTATACAAGCGAGGGTAA
- the hisC gene encoding histidinol-phosphate transaminase, which translates to MRPKQRILSAPVYQPGKPIDDVKREFGLTEVIKLASNENPLGCSPKAKEAIRAQLDSLALYPDGASLQLRWDLADFLGVKPEQLIFGNGSDEIILMISRAYLEVGTNTVMATPSFSQYRSNAMVEGAELIEIPLKDGVHDLEAMAAAINDQTRVVWVCNPNNPSGTIVTAEQLSSFLKKVPQDVLVVMDEAYYEYVVDEEYPQTIPLLAQYPNLIILRTFSKIYGLASLRVGYGIASEELISQLDHVREPFNTGSLGQAAARAALQDQDFVKACCQQNREGIKQFTDRFDEWGLSYYPSQTNFILVNLNLDSDEVFGKLLQQGIIVRSGRALGFPGYQRITVGTREQNEKVLQALSNILVGAGK; encoded by the coding sequence ATGCGACCGAAGCAGCGTATTCTCAGTGCCCCGGTGTATCAGCCGGGTAAGCCGATCGATGATGTGAAACGAGAGTTCGGCCTTACAGAAGTCATCAAGCTGGCGTCCAACGAAAACCCGCTCGGCTGTTCGCCCAAAGCGAAAGAAGCCATCCGGGCTCAGCTGGATTCGCTGGCCCTCTATCCGGACGGAGCAAGTCTTCAGCTTCGTTGGGATTTGGCGGACTTCCTCGGCGTCAAGCCCGAGCAACTCATTTTTGGCAATGGATCGGATGAAATTATCCTGATGATCTCCCGCGCATATCTCGAAGTGGGCACCAATACCGTGATGGCCACTCCTTCCTTTTCCCAATACCGTTCCAATGCGATGGTCGAGGGAGCGGAGCTGATCGAGATTCCGCTGAAAGACGGCGTGCATGATCTGGAAGCGATGGCGGCGGCCATCAACGACCAGACCCGTGTCGTCTGGGTGTGCAATCCGAACAACCCGTCGGGAACCATCGTGACGGCCGAGCAGCTGAGCTCGTTTTTGAAAAAGGTGCCACAGGACGTGCTCGTCGTGATGGACGAAGCGTACTACGAGTACGTGGTGGATGAGGAGTACCCACAGACCATTCCGCTTCTCGCGCAGTATCCCAATCTGATCATCTTGCGCACCTTCTCCAAAATCTACGGACTGGCTTCCTTGCGCGTCGGTTACGGCATCGCCTCCGAAGAGCTGATCAGCCAGCTGGATCATGTGCGGGAACCGTTCAATACAGGCTCGCTGGGTCAGGCTGCCGCCCGTGCCGCGCTGCAGGACCAGGACTTCGTGAAAGCATGCTGCCAGCAAAACCGCGAAGGCATCAAGCAGTTTACCGACCGTTTCGATGAGTGGGGGCTGTCGTATTATCCGTCGCAGACCAACTTTATTCTGGTGAATCTCAACCTGGACTCCGACGAGGTGTTTGGCAAGCTCTTGCAGCAAGGCATCATCGTCCGTTCCGGCAGAGCACTCGGTTTCCCCGGCTATCAGCGCATCACAGTGGGGACCCGGGAGCAAAATGAAAAAGTATTGCAGGCTTTGAGCAACATCCTCGTCGGTGCAGGGAAATAG
- the aroA gene encoding 3-phosphoshikimate 1-carboxyvinyltransferase, whose product MLRVQRAQQISGTVRVPGDKSISHRAVMFGALAEGTTTIEGFLPGADCLSTISCFRRMGIEIEQEGDKVVVHGKGWYGLQEPSQHLDVGNSGTTIRLMAGILATQPFHSVMEGDESIAKRPMRRVIGPLRQMGAKIDGRKDGEFTPLSIRGGNLAAISYQSPVASAQVKSAILLAGLQASGVTSVSEPQLSRDHTERMLEAFGVKLVRDGLTVSVEGGQTLKGRAIQVPGDISSAAFLIAAVMMVPGSSLVIENVGMNPSRTGILDVVKMMGGQIELLNERVVNEEPIADLKVTHSQLNGVEIGGEIIPRLIDEIPVIAAMATQANGRTIIRDAQELKVKETDRIATVVSELSKLGANITPTEDGMIIEGPTPLRGAVIDSLGDHRIGMAMAIAGLAAEGETFVENDEAILVSFPGFPEVLQSICR is encoded by the coding sequence GTGCTTCGCGTGCAACGTGCTCAACAAATTTCAGGGACCGTCCGTGTGCCTGGAGACAAATCTATTTCCCATCGCGCTGTCATGTTCGGTGCGCTGGCGGAGGGAACGACTACGATTGAGGGCTTCCTGCCGGGAGCTGACTGTCTTAGCACGATCAGCTGCTTTCGTCGGATGGGGATCGAGATCGAGCAGGAGGGAGACAAAGTCGTCGTCCACGGCAAAGGCTGGTACGGCCTGCAGGAGCCATCCCAGCACCTGGATGTCGGCAACTCCGGCACGACCATTCGGCTGATGGCAGGGATATTGGCCACGCAGCCCTTCCACAGCGTCATGGAAGGGGACGAGTCGATCGCCAAGAGACCGATGCGCCGCGTGATCGGTCCTCTGCGGCAGATGGGTGCCAAAATCGACGGCAGAAAAGACGGCGAGTTCACGCCGCTCTCCATTCGCGGAGGCAATCTTGCGGCCATCTCCTATCAATCCCCGGTGGCCAGCGCCCAGGTCAAGTCGGCGATCCTGCTGGCAGGTCTGCAGGCGTCGGGTGTGACGAGCGTGAGCGAGCCGCAGCTTTCCCGGGATCATACGGAGCGCATGCTGGAGGCTTTTGGCGTGAAACTGGTGCGCGATGGGCTGACGGTCTCCGTCGAGGGCGGACAAACCCTGAAAGGGCGCGCGATTCAGGTGCCCGGTGACATCTCCTCCGCCGCATTCCTGATCGCGGCTGTGATGATGGTGCCCGGAAGCTCGCTTGTGATCGAGAATGTAGGGATGAATCCGAGCCGCACCGGCATCCTGGATGTCGTAAAGATGATGGGCGGCCAAATCGAGCTGTTGAATGAGCGCGTGGTTAATGAAGAGCCGATCGCTGACCTCAAGGTAACGCACAGCCAACTGAACGGCGTGGAGATCGGCGGCGAGATCATCCCGAGGCTGATCGACGAAATCCCGGTCATCGCCGCGATGGCGACGCAGGCAAACGGGCGGACGATCATCCGCGACGCTCAGGAGCTGAAGGTGAAAGAGACGGACAGGATCGCGACGGTGGTCAGCGAGCTGAGCAAACTGGGGGCCAATATCACCCCGACGGAGGACGGCATGATCATCGAGGGGCCGACGCCGCTCCGCGGTGCCGTGATCGACAGCCTGGGCGATCATCGGATTGGGATGGCCATGGCGATCGCCGGGCTTGCTGCCGAAGGGGAGACCTTCGTAGAAAATGACGAAGCGATTTTGGTTTCCTTTCCGGGATTTCCGGAAGTGCTGCAAAGCATCTGCCGCTGA
- the trpA gene encoding tryptophan synthase subunit alpha — protein MTQKENRIDRLFSDRTRKRFIPFLTVGDPTLEATFQLVHGLVEAGADLLELGIPYSDPLADGPTIQRASDRALANGVTIKDALDLVERLRTSGLETPIVLFTYVNPVLQYGIERLFADLAAKGADGIVIPDLPVEENAAAVKAAADNGVHVISLVAPTSDARIQKIGQQATGFLYCVSSLGVTGARSSLREDLQEFLERVRASTQAPTAVGFGISTPEQVKAIAPHTDGIIVGSAIVQEIERQGELLRDPDRIGEGVKRIKNFVHQLTSALQ, from the coding sequence ATGACGCAAAAAGAGAATCGGATTGACCGTCTGTTCAGCGACCGTACCCGCAAGCGGTTTATTCCTTTTCTGACGGTAGGAGACCCCACGCTCGAAGCGACTTTTCAGCTGGTTCACGGCCTTGTCGAAGCAGGAGCGGATCTGTTGGAACTGGGCATTCCCTATTCCGACCCGCTGGCGGACGGGCCGACGATTCAGCGGGCCTCCGACCGCGCCCTGGCCAATGGCGTGACGATCAAGGATGCGCTGGATCTGGTCGAGCGTCTGCGGACTTCCGGACTCGAGACGCCGATCGTCCTCTTCACCTATGTGAATCCAGTTCTGCAGTACGGCATCGAGCGCTTGTTTGCCGATCTAGCCGCGAAAGGAGCGGACGGGATCGTCATTCCGGATTTGCCGGTGGAGGAAAATGCAGCCGCAGTGAAGGCGGCTGCGGATAACGGCGTTCACGTCATTTCCCTGGTAGCGCCCACATCGGATGCCCGGATCCAAAAAATCGGACAGCAGGCAACCGGTTTTCTCTACTGTGTCTCTTCGCTCGGCGTGACCGGCGCGCGATCCAGTCTGCGCGAGGATCTCCAGGAGTTTCTGGAGCGCGTGCGAGCGTCTACCCAAGCGCCGACCGCAGTCGGTTTTGGCATCTCCACCCCCGAGCAGGTAAAAGCAATCGCGCCCCATACGGACGGGATCATCGTCGGCAGTGCGATCGTCCAGGAAATCGAGCGGCAGGGAGAGCTATTGCGCGATCCGGACCGGATTGGCGAAGGTGTCAAAAGAATAAAAAACTTTGTACATCAGCTGACGAGTGCGCTACAATAA